The Nymphaea colorata isolate Beijing-Zhang1983 chromosome 7, ASM883128v2, whole genome shotgun sequence DNA window AAATACTATTCTTGTTTGCAACAAATTTGGGGGAGCGCCTCCCCCACAGATGGCTTCATTTGGAAGATTCAAATTTTAGAATCCATCTGGGTTCCAGCTAGTGGgggatagttttttttttttttaccattggaAATTTCATTTGACCAAAAAACTGCCCGTTGGAGTCTCAACTATGTGTGCTTGCTCCCATAGTTGGCTTCTTCACGGTCTccaccaatgttataaaaggcgtagcgtatcgcgtatcggtcgggctgacctatatgccgtatcgtaacgtatcgtaaacgtatcgtaaaattaattttttaattttaaaaaatatttaaaaataaaaaaaatagacaaaaattctcaaaaatctgaaaacaatgaacaaaaaatcagaaatcaagaaaaataaaaaatgtattcaaatataaaaaagatcatcatacataaggaacattcatgtgtatactatcaacaacacattcaaaaataagaaatcaaatattcaaattaacataataagcatctatcacaattttaaacttgaaaattttataaaatttgaggacttagagtcttaagtcttggagttttaggacttagattacatcagaattttataagttcaaacatacagttatcatatttcatgattcaacgatgatatctcccaaatcgatgaatcatcggttaatttttatgaaaatacgcaaaatttctccctcctatgtctattggagtctttaaatacaagaagagagagaggaaggagtgtttaaacttttaaaaaataaagaattttatgttttctcccgtatcgtacgatacgggggtgtatcgctcgtatcgtacgatacaggccccgtatcgtacgatacggccgaTACGggtacgatacgcacgcgtatcgtgtATTGAAcatgtatcgtataggtttcttcaacctatacgatacatatcgtacgatacgcgtgcgtatcgtacgatacggataacattggtctGCACtacccaaaaaggaaaaacaaaaaacctcTGAAAAAAAGGTTTCGATACCTTAACCACGATGATGCAAAGGAAAACCCTCTACGTCAAGGTGGTTGATCCAAGGGAAACCCTCCTCCACGCAGAGGGAAACCCTCTGCATGCGGTTTTTTCCACAACGCGGAGGGTTTCTCCCTGTGTCGATGGGCTACATGGGAAAACACTCCGATGCAAACCAtcagaaatgagagagagagagagagagagagtcgccTCCATTTTTCCGGTATTCActtgtattttttcttctttttttctttttttcacctAAACCCCTCATGTTCCTGACACCTGCTTCAAGTCAAACTGATCGCATGGTAATCGTTGTGAAAGATACAGTTGCTATTCAAGGATATAATTCCACGAGCTTGAACGGAAAATCAAGACAGAGACATTGTCATCCATGTAATTACTGCACTCCAGATAGACATTCCATTCGACATTCATCTGAAAAAGAGTGAAAGTCCTTAACCAATACAATAAGACAAGTTACTCCACGAAGCTCGAGAAACAACAGAACATACAGAATAGGGGTAGTATAGGCTACAGAAGGTTCAAGATTCATCAACATCTACAGAACTAGCAACAAAGTCATATGATCCTCTCAGAGTCAAGCAGCACTAACACATCAAAAATGCCACAAGGCATATGTTTCTTAAGTTTATGCATGCATACTGCGCAATATCCCGTGGATATAACCACCAGTCATTATGAAAGAAACAATAGATACAACACCTGCGGGAAACATCTTCCCTGATTTTTTGAAGCGAGAACCCATTACTCCCAGAAGTGCGGCAGACACGCCTACAACCATAGGAAAATGAACTTTGCTTTCAGAAAAAAGGTCCATAAAGATCACTCTAAATTAAATTCATCCTAGAGATGAGACATCAAAAGATTGAGAATGACAGTACCAAGTCCCACAGATGAGGCAAAAACTGGATTCGTTGGAAGCTGCGTGTACACGTAAAAAAGAAGCAAGGCTGACACACCACCTGCAGCAAGTGATGTCTTGCTCCCTCTTTTGAGAAACCCCGCAACTCCACCAGCTGTCAGCAACATTAATCATTCAAACATATGTTCTAAATATGGAATGATTGAAAGGTGCACCCAAAGTTTCACATGCCCTCATGTTTCTGTCCCAAACTCAATGACTTATTGGTGTGCGGGTGGGTGGGTTTGTGCGCATGCCAAGCTCAAAGTATTATGAAGCAGATATATGATCATAATAGAAGGGAGAGATGTTGAAGATACAGTCCTTAAGAAATTGTATAGGAAACAAAGGTCACTACTTGACCAATATTAGTCCAAACAATTTCCTCATTTATGTCGTCCTTCCAAAGCAATCCAGGTCAATGGCAAGGCCGTCTATAAACTAGCCCTACCCACTTCATCCTTAGTGCATCTAGTGTCCCACGCATCTAGTCCAAGACCTTACTATATCCATCCTCTACCAAAGAAGTCACCTATGAGGAGACTACTCCTCTACTCCTCTGTCTGCTAAGGTGttggagacaaagaaaataagaagagcAATTGTTCTAGCTGCATAGTTAATGGTGTGAGTGGATGCTGGGAGGCAGTCATTTTCAGTAAGCCACCACCCAGGTGCCAGTCATTTTAcaaagaggttttttttttcctgaaaaaacaGTATGCATCCTCATTCTCTCTCCTCCGCTGCTGTTGCTTACCTGTTCCCCTCCATCACCCCATATTGCTGCTCCAGTTGCTGACACTGTTCTCTTCCACCAAGTACACTTCCTTTTTGTTCATTCTCatcctctctcttgtttttcttcttactttttccttcttcttccttttttccttatttcccccacctcctcctcttacTTTCTCCGGCTTTGGTTCTTTTCTTCCAGTGTTCATCATCTTTATTTTCTCGTGCTTCGTCCCCTAATACCTTTTTGTTCCTTCTTCCAACTCCTTGATCTCCTGCCGtatcttgctttctttttcttgtacttcctcttttctttcttctcattttccattattcttcttcatttttatcctcctgtttcttcttctccaccttctacacgtgtgtgtgtgtgtgtgtgtgtagatatatatatatacccacacCACACATATGATGATATAATTTTTGATATGGTATATAAAACATTTCTTCTCCACCTTCCACACGTATGTGtgtatacattatatatacacacacacacacagacacacacacacacacacacacacacacacacacacatatatatatatatatatactgtttaATTTTCCACTTAATGCTTTAGTCAATGTTGTATCCTATGATACAGAGGCATATCCTATGATGCATATTGTAGCTAGCTACAGGGGAAATTGATACAATACGCTCGTTTCTAGTTACAGGACAATATGGGGGTATTGGAGACCTCTTTGTGCACTCTTACAAGTTGAATGAAGGGGGACCTTGTTCCTTTgagggaaacaaaaaaaaagaaggcttGAAGGAAGATTTGAACTAGGAGATCAATTTTATGATTGAAGAAAGAGGGTTTTCCAGTTTCCTTCACAAAAGATATAAATTCTCTCACTTTCATCATAGATTTCTATTCTTTTGGAAGATTACTGTACATTTCTAGGCCATGTTTGTCCCCTCTGAATGCAACTGTAGCAAAAAAATGGGTAAATTTGAGTTCCATCCCAATTTGGAGCAAACAGGGATTAGTTTTTAAGACATTTTAGGGCAAAACCAGGGATCCCGATTCTGGAATCCAAATTCCTACCATAGGGGTGGAATGAGAGAGCAAGCATAAATAGTTTGGCCATTATTGCTTAGAGACTGGGCTTTTTGTTTACCggtttttcttctctttaattGGACAAAATCATATTTGAACATGATTTTGTTTGTTGAGATTTAGTTTGTGAATCTATTGAAAAGCTTTTTATGCTAACATTTGCAATGTATAGTACCCTGCTAGGGTTTCTCATGTGACACTGAAAACTAAGGCCCAAGTCTGTATGGTGGAGCTGCTTTCTATGATTATAAGCTCACCAGTTTTAACAAGCATTTTGACATGTTCATCCTTTGATCGATACATCCCCTTTTAATTTTTGTCAACTGCTGCCTCTTCAATGGTTGGAAATGGTTCCAACATCCCTAACCCAATCTCTAAAGTCCAAACACAGGAAAGGTATTCAGGCATCAGGTTTCCAGTTCATCAAACGCAGAATTCTGAATCCAGGAATCCCCATCTACAATTAGCAAACACAATGTCATTTTGGAAAATGGCATTGTGATTCCCATTCCACCAATTCCAGAACCAAGTTTCTGAAATTAGCATTCCAGAAACTTGATTCTGGGGGAGCAAATAGTACCCTATCGTTTTTGAAGATCACCATAGATTTCTactgttttgtgaagatatggcttcaaaatttcaaataaacttGCACGACGATGGTGCACAAGGGTGAGGAAAATGATCAGCTGAAAATTATTTGCAAGTACTTTAATTAGATGATGCATGATGAATAGATGATGTCTCataactttcattttttatttgtattgaaGACTTTCATGTCATGACATATATGACCTTAAACTTATTTCTAATATGCTATTACGTATGACATTATGATTATGTTACATTAAATTGATGAATGTTATTCACTATAAGCCTATATCTATGTGTGAAGTTTTTTATGGATAATGTATTTCCTagattttttctaatttttcataattttctctattttttgcttattttgaatttttaacataaaaaaaaatatgattccaATTACGATACGTTACAGTAAGTATCTATTGCCCTAACCAATACAGGTTAAAACTTAAGAGTTAAGACATGCACTTCATAGTTCATAGCATTGgttttagcttttgatttttgTATGTGCAATGTCTAATGCAGTTTTTGTTAGTTTGTTTTGACTCAACAACATTAACTATTGTATTCCAAACATGTCTAGTTCTATCTAAATATTGTATAGCCCTTTGTCAcaatatttgacttttttttttttgccaccCTAGGTGCCTAAGCCATTTCAAAGGTCTCCCATCTAGCAGCAGCACTTTTGCTAGGGATAATAATGAAAAGGATATACGCAAGAAGATGAGGTCCTGAGGATGAGTCTTCCCAAGCTTGTCTACAAGGGCAGAGCCAGGAGGCcaagggccatggcccctcctgaaattttaaaaaaaaaaaggctacatgtaaatatcttgaaaattttcaacttatcccttgtaaaaattttgggaaTTTGAATAGGCTCTGgtggaaaatttttcaaaagttctactttttattttttatacataTGGCCTTAGAGACCACTACCTTATATATCTTTACGTTTGCAATTGACGAGACCATGCCAGCGTAGCATGCATGGAGACGCCCTGATATTTTAACAAGTATTTTGTCCATTATTTTTCCATTATGTGTGTAGATATATGAAGATTTCGATTAGAATTCAATACATTTTACATGTGTTTTGTCCAAGTGGAaggtatgcatgtatatatatgaaaatttgggATATGAATTCAGCTTCGCCATTCTTTTGCTTTGTCCAATGTTTCATGAACAAGCAGATTCATGTAATATGTTTTCAAAAGTGGTCCTTCTCTTGTATGGATAAACTTGTCTTTAGATGTTTGCATGATTGATATTCATGCAAGTAATAGCCAACGAAAAGGAAAATTACTACTTAGATGAATTTAGGCATGCTAAGCAATGAGTACATGACAATTGTAAAACTTCCACCCAGAGAAGCTCATTGTTTGACAAACTTAATTGCTAGCATTTGATTGTTGACGAGCAAGAGTACCAATTTCAGATGGTGTTCCTTTCCAAAGATGAAATATCTATTTTGCCATGCACATCTTGTGATGAGTATTAACcattatttttgttcatttatgaGTCATTGCATGTGAACATGCATATTGACTGTGAGCACGTGATTATCTGTTGTTTATTGCACAGTTAATACTTCTGCTTTTGTCATAtcagaaaatataaatttcatccCCGAGCTAAATGGCTCAAACTTCAAATTATAGAAAGAGGGATACATGGATCTGGATCTCGCACTTCAAGAGGAACGACTACCTGCTCTGACAAATGAAAGTACATTTAAGGTTAAGAGAAATTTTGAGAGGTGGGGATACTCCAATTGGATAAGTCTAATGACCACAAAGCATAAAACTGCAAAGAACTTCAGGGGTGCAATTACTGAAGAGGCTAGTGCCAAGGCATTTGTTGAGGAGGttgaattatttctttttccaattcaATCACCCAAACCTAATGGTATGTGTTCATCAAAGTTCAAGCTCTTCAACAAAATTTGGCTATTAAGCTCAAGAGGCTGACTAGTCACCCTCATACCCCAAGCGGTATCAATGAAACCCAATATGAACGGTGTCATAGGTcatatgcaaaaaaagaaactgaatcgaaaatgacaagaaaaaagtgAATGCGAACTGATTAAAAAAACCTAGATTTCACAAAAAATCAATGTAACATTGAACGACTTAGCACGAACAAAGGCCCTGATACACATGTCAACACAAATGCACATCAACCTTGGCATGTTAATGCTCAATAtcgaatataaaaaaaagatataatgAAAAAGCATGCCTAATTCCATCTTTGGAAGTATAGTGGTATGATCTTCCAAAGTCTTCGTGTGAGAATAAAGTGTCTTCCGTAACTAACCAGAGATCACAGTTTATTTCCGacagaaaggaaaggaaattgaACTCTTCAGACAGATAGCCTTGGGAATCACAACGTTATATATCTTTATGTCAATTTCAGATCCAGCCCATCGTAGAATAGAAAATTACTAACCGATATCTGCAAAGAATAACTACTCATATCCTTCAAAATGGCCCAAAGAAATAGAGATTGATTCGCAGTACATTAGAACCACAAATAGAAGATGGGGAGCTGCGGCCTGCGGGAGATTTTTCGGCACAGAGAAACAAACTGCAGACATCATTGCAAAAAAACTGGCAAAAAAATTGGTCAGGAAACTTAAACTCTAGGTTGTACAAGAAAACCATTGCCCAATGATGCAAATAGTGCAAGACAACGAACAGAAACCCTCACCGAAAGTAAACTCAAGACAATAACGTCATCATCAGCACTGAAACAAACGCGGGACAGCCCAAGGAAGAGCATTGGATCATTGATTCCCCCAGATCacatgaaaaagggaaaataaaatggaaGGTCAGCGAAAGATCCGATACCTCCAACCAGGGCAGCGTACCCTAATGTCAGCTTTTGAGACATTGACATCTTCTTGTTATTCTCCTGGTTTTCGCCTTCACCGGAATTGTCCTTGTCGTTGTTATCGTTGTTGTTTCCGCCGTCGCCACCTCCACCAAACCCACCTTCAATGCCTCCGGTGCCGCTTCCTCCTTCCAGGCTGATTTCCTCCCCGCCCGAATTCTTCACCTCCAACTCCCTCGAACTAAAGGATTCAACGACCAAGGGCACCGGCTCCTGTGCTCCGGAAGCAGCACCGACACTCTCGAACTGTCTCTCCTCCAACTGCGCGACAACTACCACCGTCCGCCCTGAAGCACGGGAACGTATGGGGAAACCAAGCAAGCACGATGATGACGACGGCCGCCTCAAAAGCAGATGCTTAGGCTTAATGAGGAGAAGAGAAGGGCCTCTCCTCGGCAGGCGATAGATCGGAGTAGAGAGGCGAGCTCCTGCAAGGCCAGACGACTGCAGGACGACGGGAAGTGCCATTTTAGTTGGAGGAGGAAGCCGGCAAACATATAGCGCACATAGGAATTGAACGCATATGGAGGAGATTCACACGGACACAAACTTCTCGAAGACAGCGACCGGCCGTTACCAGAACGGAGTATTCTCGCTCAATGGAGGAGGCCCTCCAGGCCACTCTTGGCGAGAGTGGACTATGGAACATGAACAGTCTTGTCCGCGGACAGTCTTGTCCGCACCATCCGAAATGTCGAGTGGACACTGCGGCGGCTCGACTCGTGTCCGAGCCCAGTCCGTCAACGTGGGCGTCCGGCTGGCAGGACAAGTTAGGTCAGCCGCCTgtttataatattattttatttaaaatatatatgtattttattataattgaacatgtttatattgtattatattttttacattatataaatatatatacatacatattataatCGCAACGATGGTCAACAGCTCGGCCCCAGCCCAACTTATTATCAGCCGGCCCGCTACCCAGCCCTAGTTAAAATTGTCCTGTTGATGTAAACCATAGAACATGCCGCAATACTCGAAATTAAGCTTGGGCACCAGCTTGAATACTCGACGCGACTCGGGTCAGGGTCTCATCTCAAAAATTTGGTGTTGGGCTGTCCAACGCGGCTcgataatttatatttaatagcattttattgtttttatatgtaattatatatttttaaatattaattgaGGCAAGCTCAAGTTTTGGGTAGTCAAGCCAAGCCTGGCCTAGGTTATCGGCTGTGGCCTTAGAAgtgtttttatttcattttcattaagcCTGTTTGGATAGACAGAAAGCTTGAGAACCCTTTAATCTTCCACCACCATTCCTCTTTCTCCCACTTAACCAGCCAGAAAAAGGCCTTAGAAGTGATTTCTAGTGAGTCCTATTCTAAATTTGATAGAATctttactttttagtttttagtttgATATGTATAGCTGAAATCAGCCGGCTACCAAATGATAACGATCGAGAACATATTTAACAACTATCACTAAAAGCACTATGTGCATAAGCATGAGCAACTATTTATGATGGCCTTAAAGACGTTCATTATGTTT harbors:
- the LOC116258015 gene encoding protein FATTY ACID EXPORT 2, chloroplastic-like codes for the protein MALPVVLQSSGLAGARLSTPIYRLPRRGPSLLLIKPKHLLLRRPSSSSCLLGFPIRSRASGRTVVVVAQLEERQFESVGAASGAQEPVPLVVESFSSRELEVKNSGGEEISLEGGSGTGGIEGGFGGGGDGGNNNDNNDKDNSGEGENQENNKKMSMSQKLTLGYAALVGAGGVAGFLKRGSKTSLAAGGVSALLLFYVYTQLPTNPVFASSVGLGVSAALLGVMGSRFKKSGKMFPAGVVSIVSFIMTGGYIHGILRSMHA